The following are from one region of the Deltaproteobacteria bacterium genome:
- a CDS encoding PAAR domain-containing protein: MPRPAARLADPHTCPLVAPSGAPHVGGPIMPPCAPTVFIEGKPVARVTDHAFCVGVPPDTIRGGLISVFVEGNPPSRMGDMTDVGSITAGSATVFLGEWAGGALTAEQAQWLYNYMASQQDIPFEYANNGCFTRADRMAEHINSLGIPVEKFWVRATTASGALDVPIANYPGGGVMWDWHVAPIVQVASPSGPVGMVIDPSLSLGRPVTTTEWISAQNPNPASTVSGTTSRDVYTRGWDYSSETWDASGDHMRDPATTSAHLDHFRDLRAALPASSGRNIANAPVHF, from the coding sequence ATGCCTCGTCCTGCCGCTCGTTTAGCTGACCCACATACGTGCCCTTTAGTCGCACCTAGTGGCGCGCCGCATGTTGGTGGTCCAATTATGCCGCCATGTGCTCCCACCGTATTTATTGAAGGTAAGCCGGTAGCCCGGGTCACTGATCATGCATTTTGTGTAGGGGTGCCCCCTGATACAATTCGTGGTGGTTTAATTTCGGTCTTTGTTGAAGGCAACCCACCGTCACGCATGGGTGATATGACTGACGTCGGCAGTATCACCGCAGGTAGTGCCACGGTATTTTTAGGCGAATGGGCTGGTGGTGCACTTACTGCTGAGCAAGCTCAATGGTTGTATAATTATATGGCTAGTCAGCAAGATATCCCGTTTGAATATGCAAATAATGGCTGTTTTACTCGTGCTGATCGTATGGCAGAACATATTAATAGTTTGGGTATACCGGTAGAAAAATTTTGGGTACGCGCAACTACTGCTAGTGGGGCATTGGATGTACCTATTGCAAATTATCCTGGCGGCGGGGTGATGTGGGATTGGCATGTTGCACCCATCGTCCAGGTAGCAAGCCCAAGTGGTCCGGTTGGTATGGTTATTGACCCATCGCTTAGTCTTGGCAGACCGGTCACAACTACTGAATGGATTAGCGCACAAAACCCCAATCCCGCTAGCACGGTATCTGGCACCACTAGTCGTGATGTCTATACTCGCGGCTGGGATTACAGCAGCGAAACCTGGGATGCCTCTGGTGACCATATGAGAGATCCCGCAACCACCAGTGCACACTTAGACCATTTTCGTGATTTACGCGCTGCTTTACCCGCATCTTCTGGCAGAAATATTGCTAATGCTCCAGTTCATTTTTAA